The following coding sequences are from one Haliotis asinina isolate JCU_RB_2024 chromosome 3, JCU_Hal_asi_v2, whole genome shotgun sequence window:
- the LOC137279007 gene encoding FMRFamide receptor-like: MEAISNVTAAAADHYTQYLEYKAGRWVWSFCPPVLLILGTIGNVLSIIVLNRKSMRDSTVSIYLTALSVMDILVLYTGLLRQWLRVVIQLDIRFISEMSCKVHIWMVYFTLDMSVWLLVSVTVERFVSVMFPYTVKKYYTRCTAFVNIAVITVLLLALNSHFLYGLGDVQMTLGGTTNIERCASLWEGYDHFQSRVWPWIDLCVFSLIPLTVLIIANISIVQKVVSRKRNTRRINPVVLTITTNHERYQDKKTSSMTMMLLALNVVFFVCTAPISVYLIGEPYWKVDSPPRREAVMSLLWAISNTLMYTNNSVNFLLYCISGSRFRNALKEMFQRRNRIRPSNSVTTLRINQIEAGAAGNGDDVNVPEGDSRYGPNQNTLHVSSQEQQRK; the protein is encoded by the coding sequence ATGGAGGCTATATCCAACGTTACAGCAGCAGCTGCCGACCACTACACTCAGTATCTTGAATACAAGGCGGGTAGATGGGTGTGGTCCTTCTGCCCACCCGTACTTCTAATCCTCGGGACTATCGGTAACGTGTTGTCCATTATCGTCCTCAACAGGAAGTCCATGAGGGACTCCACGGTGTCCATCTACCTCACCGCCTTGTCTGTAATGGACATTCTGGTCCTCTATACTGGTCTTTTGCGTCAATGGCTGCGTGTGGTCATCCAGCTTGACATCCGATTCATCAGCGAGATGTCCTGCAAGGTCCACATCTGGATGGTGTACTTCACCCTCGACATGTCAGTCTGGCTTCTCGTTTCCGTCACTGTTGAGAGATTTGTGTCGGTGATGTTTCCATACACGGTAAAGAAGTACTACACTCGATGTACAGCTTTCGTAAATATTGCAGTCATAACGGTCTTGTTGTTGGCTCTCAACTCGCACTTCTTGTACGGCCTTGGGGATGTTCAGATGACGCTAGGTGGCACCACAAACATCGAACGCTGTGCTTCACTTTGGGAGGGGTACGACCACTTCCAGTCTCGTGTCTGGCCATGGATTGACCTGTGTGTATTTTCCTTAATACCACTGACCGTGCTCATTATTGCAAATATCTCCATCGTCCAGAAAGTTGTGTCCAGAAAGAGGAATACCCGGCGAATAAATCCCGTGGTGCTGACAATAACAACGAACCACGAACGATATCAAGACAAAAAGACGTCATCAATGACAATGATGCTCCTGGCTTTGAACGTGGTATTCTTTGTGTGTACCGCTCCCATCAGCGTGTATCTTATTGGAGAACCTTACTGGAAGGTGGACAGTCCACCACGCCGCGAAGCAGTTATGTCCCTTTTATGGGCAATTTCTAATACGCTAATGTATACAAACAATTCTGTTAACTTTTTGTTGTACTGTATCAGTGGTTCTCGCTTCAGAAATGCTTTAAAGGAAATGTTTCAACGTCGAAACAGAATCCGCCCCAGCAATTCAGTCACGACGCTGCGGATTAATCAAATCGAGGCTGGCGCTGCCGGAAATGGAGATGACGTCAACGTTCCCGAGGGTGATAGCAGATACGGACCCAatcaaaatactcttcatgtaTCAAGCCAGGAACAACAAAGGAAATGA